In Hwangdonia lutea, a single window of DNA contains:
- a CDS encoding ABC transporter permease, translated as MLKILKYSFYDLMRSRWSYVYFAFYLMLGIVLLFLNNDLSKAVITLMNVIIVLVPLIGTIFGVMYYYNSKEFTELLLAQPLKRSSIFLGQYLGVALSLSMSLILGLGIPFVFYGLFESSAIWDFSLLLITGAFLTLIFTALAFNIALSNENKIKGFGYAILLWLFLAVIYDGLFLMTLIMFEDYPLDKLSLVGTMLNPIDLSRTLILLKLDISALLGYTGAVFKQFFGTNFGLIISTIMLTAWVVFPVLRIIFKSKKKDF; from the coding sequence ATGCTTAAAATATTAAAATATAGTTTTTACGATCTCATGCGCAGCCGCTGGAGTTACGTTTATTTTGCATTCTATTTAATGCTGGGTATTGTACTCCTGTTTTTAAACAACGATCTTTCAAAAGCTGTCATTACTTTAATGAATGTTATTATTGTTTTAGTACCATTAATCGGCACAATTTTTGGCGTGATGTACTACTACAATTCCAAAGAATTTACCGAACTTTTATTGGCACAACCCTTAAAACGTTCATCGATATTTTTAGGGCAATATTTAGGTGTGGCCCTATCACTTTCTATGAGCTTAATTTTAGGATTGGGCATCCCGTTTGTGTTTTACGGTTTGTTTGAAAGTAGTGCCATTTGGGATTTTTCACTACTACTCATCACAGGCGCTTTTTTAACTTTAATATTTACGGCATTGGCTTTTAACATCGCCCTATCAAACGAAAATAAAATTAAAGGTTTTGGTTACGCCATTTTATTATGGTTGTTTTTAGCGGTGATTTACGATGGGCTGTTTTTAATGACTTTAATTATGTTTGAAGATTATCCGTTAGACAAATTATCGTTGGTGGGCACCATGCTCAATCCCATCGATTTATCAAGAACACTCATTCTTTTAAAACTAGATATTTCGGCATTATTAGGTTATACGGGTGCTGTTTTTAAGCAATTCTTTGGCACTAATTTCGGATTGATTATATCGACAATAATGCTAACGGCTTGGGTGGTTTTTCCGGTGCTGAGAATTATATTCAAATCGAAAAAGAAAGATTTTTAA
- a CDS encoding ABC transporter ATP-binding protein, translating into MVSIQNLHKKFGKNQVLSALDLEISEGGIFAVLGPNGSGKTTLIKSILGMVIPNKGNISVLGENVSRHSDYRHKIDYLPQIANFPSNLKVKELIKMIKDLRKHTDEDARLIKLFKLEPFLDKKLGTLSGGTKQKVNLVLTFMFDSPLIILDEPTTGLDPISLIRLKNLIQVEKAKGKTILITSHIMSFVEEVSDEIVFLLEGKIYFKGSISELKNKTNQPDFEHAIASILSENHA; encoded by the coding sequence CTTGATTTAGAGATTAGCGAAGGCGGTATTTTTGCTGTTCTGGGTCCTAATGGCTCTGGTAAAACCACATTGATAAAATCTATTTTGGGCATGGTTATACCCAATAAAGGCAACATATCTGTACTTGGAGAAAACGTGAGTCGACATTCAGATTACAGACATAAAATTGATTATTTACCGCAAATTGCCAATTTTCCGAGTAATTTAAAAGTAAAGGAATTAATTAAAATGATTAAAGATTTGCGCAAACACACCGATGAAGATGCGCGTTTAATTAAACTCTTCAAATTAGAACCGTTTTTAGATAAAAAACTGGGCACCCTTTCCGGAGGCACAAAACAAAAAGTAAACCTCGTGTTAACCTTTATGTTTGATAGTCCGTTGATTATTTTAGACGAACCCACAACGGGCTTAGACCCCATTTCTCTTATCCGATTAAAAAATTTAATTCAAGTAGAAAAAGCCAAGGGAAAAACCATTTTAATAACCTCGCACATTATGAGTTTTGTTGAAGAAGTCTCCGATGAAATCGTGTTTTTATTAGAAGGTAAAATTTACTTTAAAGGCAGTATTTCAGAATTAAAAAACAAGACCAATCAACCCGATTTCGAACACGCAATCGCATCAATACTTTCAGAAAATCATGCTTAA